DNA from Clupea harengus chromosome 2, Ch_v2.0.2, whole genome shotgun sequence:
TGAAAAGATAAGGTGTCATCTTTCTTCTTTAGGCAGCCTTCTTTTCTGAAGCATATGAGAGAcctggtctttgtgtgtgtgtgtgtgtgacaccataCATATTAGCCAACGGAATGAAATATCCCCTGTATTATTAAATGAAATTCACCAGTTCAGTTCACCATTCAGTCATTTCAGTATAATATGTTTTTCTGAATCTCATGACCACATAAATCAGGAACGGTCACAAACATCTTTTAAAAGAACATGCAGGTATACAACTGAAGACATATTTAGAAAAGTACTTTATTAATTAAAATgatataaataaacatattaTTTAACAACGTTTTTGGAAATATGAAGCAACTTAAAAAAACTAATATATTCTGTTTTTGACTGAGCACACAGAATTGTCATGTGAAGATAAATACATAAGTTCCTCAACTGAGAAACCACTCATTTAAGCTTTCAAACAGAGGCACTGTGCAGGAGAAAAATATGCTGAATTGACCAAAAGAAGATATCTTCTGAAAACATAAACTATAGAAGagcagaaaaacaaatgtacatgTTTTTACATATAATAGACCATTTAGTAATGATCTAATTCACAACTATTcgtatcaaataaataaatacttttagTGCATTTTCCCTTGCACACTCAGTGAGGTGAGGAGAAAGAAACGCTTACATCTTAAATTAACAGTGTACCAAAGTCAATTTGGTTCCACGTATTTCTTAGTCAGTGATTTCAGCTGTTACACTGACAAGAAGACAGGCCAGCTATCTTAAATCTTACATTTTGTAGTCTCCTTATAATGCAGGACAGAATTCTGTGCAATAGGCGAGTCAAGACTTTTTCTGCCATCCTCTGTAAGTACATCCTATACAATGTACCACTAACCCTGATTACAAGTCCAACAGTAAATGTGCCACAATAACGCCTTGTGGGCAAAAGGCCACATGTATAAATCAGAACTCATTAGTTTGAGAAATTCTCTGCAAAAAAAGGAGATCCATGTTAAGATGTAGCTCAAATGCATGCAAGTCCATCTTGTCGAGAAATCTAGAAAATCCAGATAtccttctccctttttcttgGACATGAAATCAATTATCACTCACTCCATTTGCGATGACTTTTTAACCGATCTAAAGACTCATTCACAAACACGTGGTCATTGTCAGtcctgtactcacacacagtcagacacgtGGTCATTGTCAGtcctgtactcacacacagtcagacacaaacacgtgGTCATTGTCAGTCCTGtactcatacacagtcatacacagtcagacacaaacacgtgGTCATTGTCAGtcctgtactcacacacagtcacacacagtcagacacagacacgtggTCATTGTCAGtcctgttctcacacacagtcagacacagacacgtggTCATTGTCAGtcctgttctcacacacagtcagacacaaacGCGTGGTCATTGTCAGTCCTGTTCTCACTCACAGTCATACACAGACACGTGGTCATTGTCAGTCCTGTTCTCACTCACAGTCATACACAGACACGTGGTCATTGTCAGTCCTGTTCTCACTCACAGTCATACACAGACACGTGGTCATTGTCAGtcctgtactcacacacagtcatacacagacACGTGGTCATTGTCAGtcctgtactcacacacagtcagacacagacacgtggTCATTGTCAGTCCTGTTCTCACTCACAGTCATACACAGACACGTGGTCATTGTCAGTCCTGTTCTCACTCACAGTCATACACAGACACGTGGTCATTGTCAGtcctgtactcacacacagtcatatccatacatttccatttccatccCTTAGGAAATGTGACAGTAGATCACATGGCTACATTTATGCCAGCTATATACTCTTGCAAGTGGACTACTACAAAGATAAATAAACCGATAACAAAagaactgtttaaaaaaaaaaaaaaataccctgGGGACTGATTCTATTTTCGCCCTTGATAAAGTTCATCCATGTATCCATGGGCTTGTTCACATTGTTCAATGGTTCTTGGGCCTTGCCCCTGGTTTACTATGAAGGAGACATCACAACAGCTGGTTGCTGACACGTCAGACCAGTCAGTGAAAATCATGAAAAACAGTGAAACAGTGCTACAACAAATAACACATACCAGGAATTTGGAATTTGGATTTGCAATAGGATGTGGTACCAGAGCAACTTTGCAGgttgcttaaaaaaaatgtgtttaaacgGAGCAggctgttttaaaatgaaattgAGTTTCTGTGGCACTGATAATTATTGTCCCTTAAAACTAattacaaaacatacatacaacatttaACAGAGTTCATTGATAGTGCCCAGTTTCAAAGCACCAAAGTAACTCCCCTCAGGCTCTGGGTCCAGTAACCAGGAGTTTGACACATTCACAAAGATGCCATCCCCTTGATTGAGGTGGATACCCCTCCCTTGTTGCACACAGTACATATTGTAGTGTTTGTCATCCCACCTCATGGTACTACCACTCTTCATGAGAAGGACAGGTTTGATGGTAGACTGGGTGTGCTTCTCATGGTAAACATACTGGATCAACTGGGCGTTGCTCACGTCTGGCTGGTCGGAAGAGGAGCCTGCGCCCTGAACATAGTGCCGAAAGCAGGTCTTGGCATAGACATAGTACAATCCCCCTTTTTCCACCAGGATCCGCCCGTCACTGTATCGGATCTTCTTCAACCGCCCATACTGATCATTCCAGTGGATCATAACAGTCTTCTCATCTTCTGCTAATGCAAGCATACATATCATAAGACATACAAGACATAGTGAGGTTCAGATCCTTTTCAGTACCACTTTTGTATTGTTCACACTGGGCTCAATACATTGCTGAGTACATGCAAGGATGagcattatgtatgtgtgtgaaggttgTGGGGAGTATGCCAGGTTAGACACCTGAGGCTGACACCTACTGTTGGAGAAGTCAATGGGTCCTCTGATAGGAAGATGGGCCTCAGGGATCACTTCTCTCTTCTTGGGGCATTTGGTTCTTTTCCTTGGATCCTTCAGGGCATCCGCGAGGTACGGTTCAGTTCTCATCTCCTATAGATGTGAAAAAATGTAGGGAAAATGATATCATGACCACACTCTTATATCTGTACACAGAGATGCATCACAAAAAGGCAAATACCAAGATAGTCTTAGCAGTTCCCCTGAATGAATGTTTAAACAGTTCTAAACAGCTTGTGGCTCTTAAGTTTTTGCTTTGGTTTGAGTTTCTGTGAAAAGTAATGTTTTCAACAAGTCACTGACAGGTTGTAATGCTACAGGTGCAGCTTGTTCTCTCTTTGCTccctgtgtgtgatgatgagcaGACCCACAGTCACGACACACAGTCCATTTATGCAAGATGAAAACAAATAGCAATGAGAAGGATCAGGATAGGAATGTGTTTGACCTAAACATGGTTCAAGCACGAATAAACTTCCCATTATTCCTCTGTGTGATTTTAAAGGGGCCTTCTGTTGATAACTTAGTATTTATCAGAGGAGTACACAAGCTTTGAGGTGACATTCTCCAGATGTTGTCAAACAGCAATAAAAGTAAATGTACACTTGAACTACATTATAAATTCATTTTCTATTCTATGCTTTTAGAACTGCATAAATATCCAGGGTTACGGGGAACACTTGAAGATCTTGTTTGCAGAATTGTTTGGATTGTCTTTGCAGCAGCATTTAGACCTAACTATCCAAAAGTATTTATCAAACCCCAAGAACAGAATGTTGTAATTCAAATCAATGCAGTTGTCCAATTGTGGCCTGAAAGCCTCAATATGTAAACATTTGAACAAGATATTGTttctgtataataacaaatgtTCCCAGTAATTCAATTAAAGGACTCTGCATTTTGTTTTATTGCTTTAAAGCCTCCTAAGAATTGAGATGATCACAGATTCAGAACTGCCCAACATACAAATCAAAGCTTGATTCAAAGGAAGTGCAAAGAAATATCGCCTGTCATGCTATGGGTCTCAACCATctatgtgatcattagtgggtaagcagtagaacttgtatattgggattttattttattttatttatcttatttttgatttattgtctgattttgatttaggtttgatatatacgttaatgccttttttttaggttgtatagcctttttcactctggcaagaggactgccaatggaaactagccttttggctataattcggtgcatttacatcttaatgttcatgaatgtacactgtccctcttgatcaaataaacaaattgtattattgtattgtatctATTTATGACACTGTGTATGTCCAAGCTGATATATCAGTTTGACAATGACTACATTACAGAACAAGGTTTTGAATTCATAACAGGAAAGCCTTGATGTAAAAACATGAGTGTTTTCCCAGGGagattttgtgtttcttttatttatGATCAAACGGACGAGCATCTAAATAATTGTGTCAGAACAGCTGTACAGAAACTGGGACCAATGCGGCACAGGCTACTCAGTGATACCAGATCTTCCCAGTATGAAGTAGAGATCTATCTAAAAAAAGCCAATACATCATACAACATCTAACAATCCAATGAAAATGTCTGGGGACAAGAGAGGAATGTCAAAGCCACACTATTCTGTTACCAATGACACCAGAACACACCTTCACTAATTATGAAAAGGAGCACAATGCATTTTTTGGTCACTGAATAAGCTTTTAATATGTTAATGTCATGAAGTCAACTGAAAGGTTGGAACTTGGAACTTGTAAAGGTTTCAATTCCAGAGGTTGCAACAATGGGCTCACAGATGAGGAGAAGGCATCTGATTCTGGGGTTGACCTCTTTACAGGCAACCTGACCACGCTGGTTAGAGAAATATTCTACTGCAGCTGTGGTTTGTGCAGCCATGTTTACTTTTCTCTTTATATACAAATATGGGAAACACTAAGCACATACTTAAGAAAGTTGGTGTACAATTATTAACATAAATGTCACATTAGCTGGATCTACAAATGAAAGTGTCTTCCAACTTTCACCCCATAGGCATGGTGCAAGCCCCGGCATATACTGCTGATGACGGAGGGAAATGTTCTTTTAATAGGTGCTAGGAATGGTGTAATCTTAACAAACCCATGGACATGGAAATAAGATCATTTTTATCTTATCAGAATCATATTTCCCTCGAACTTGGACCACATATGTTCTGCTGTAACTATGGTTACATTTTTACCATAGGCAAGGAGGATAACACAGGATAACACAGCATGTGTTTTGGAAAGATTTACTGTATATCCCTGCATAATGGTATTACCCAAACTAAAACAATACTGTCCTGAAAACAATCAGCATCCTTTAACTCTTTTGCAGATCTCCAACAGTTTCTCCATACAGTTTCATAATTCATAGGGAATAACTGATGACAACCATATGGCTTGATATTTGAACATTAAGCATACAATCCATCTCCACACATTGGAATCTGTTTGTATGGTGTTTGCATATTACACAATGTAAGAAATGGCAGACACTGTATGTAACGTGTATATGCTGATCTATATGCATCACTCACCTCTAATGGTTGGGTTGAGGAAAGATCTACCTGAAAAAGAAAGCATATAAAAATGAACATTTCTTCTCAGTATGCACAATGTTAAAAAAGCAGTAAGAATTTAGTGTTACACAGTTAATGTACCCTGCGTTGAGTAGACAAGCACACTCCCTCATCAGACTCGAACTTGCAACCTTGGGTGCTAACGTCTGTCACTAACACTTCTCTTAAGctgtcagggagtgaggtttactcactgcacagcactatACCCGCTGGCTACCATTTATCTCCCCCACCAACCCCCTAACCTTACTCCTTGGTCATGGCACCAATGTAACCGGCTGTTGGCCAATGGAGGGCCGTCAGTGAGCTTCTACAGTAACTGTATTATATGCAGAAGAAATTATTATAGATCATTAAAATAATCAAGAATTATTTCCTTTTTCAGAGAGTATGTAGCCAATGCAATACAACAGGTGCACCTaagaggtatatatatatataagtaataTGGGAGCACTAGACACAGAAATGGACTGCAGGTTTAGGTAATCATATTTTCAGATGGCAAATGGGGtgggattggagattgctggctgatgtcagtagacaacttcaagttccacaatGCATTGCTGTGACTgttgctatgagaccagacatggtgttgtattccgAGTGTGAGGGCATTGTTTACTGTTTTGAGTTAACAATTCCCTCTGAAGATACGATGGAAaaagcatttgaaaggaaggAGCTAAAGTGTGCTGAACCAGTAGTGGAAGCAAGGCaatgaggttggcaagcacacacacaacgctagtggagataggtgttggaggctttgtagctaaatcaaccacaacacttcgGTTGGCTTTTGGTTTTTGAGGgcggtcactcaaaggagctttacaGGAGTtttctgaggctgctgaaaaagctagccagtggttgtggctgaggtgctcgCAGACTACTTCGTAACATAACCTGAACTAAAACGGAATATGTGAAATCTTGTCGAGGtctatcttgaggtgtatctgttgttgtctctggtagtggcatgtattctaacccatcatgagtatggaggggggcgggggggagctATGGGACCACAGTCGCCATTGTTGAGCCCTCTGGAGGTgatgtgggcctaattcaacgaaacactgatgaaggaaggtgcctgcttgtaaaccccagtgaaatgctcacaaagcagctatgttgttgttgttgttgtatacagctgctcaggttctatggttgggcagtcatgaTGATGTGTTTTGAACACTTGAGGGCTACAGGCAGCGcatgaaggagggcctttatggaTCATGGGTACAACATGCGATGCATATTGCGGCTGTCTGCAgtcagttgtgcactgttgttgtatctATGTTGGCAGTTCTTATATTGCttaggttgctggctatgagGACTTGCATGTGATGGTGAGATGATTGgacactgtgggaagtccccaaccaatagcacaaggaatttaacatattttccttaAACTTAACTCCTCGGGGTTACAGGAACACACCCCATTGTTTACACCGAAGACCCAGTAAACAACATAGGCTAGCAATTAATTAAAGTGTTCAAAATTCAGATCAGAACAGGCTGCACTTAATTAGAAGATGTTCATTAGCAAGTTTTTACTTCTTTGCTTCTCCTTGTTTGACTATGATGATTCTATTCATTTCAAAGCATATCTAAGCAAAGGAAAGCCAAGAACAATgctgagactttttttttccccaaagggTGGGAGGGCTTAAACAAATTATCTTTCCCACCAAGGGCACGAAAAGGCCAGTGTTTTCGTATATATCACTAGTGACCAAATAACTTGAAGCCTTCATGTGCAAATTCTGCAAAAATAATTAATCCAGTGGCAATATTGCTCTCGCAATTAGTCTCCTGTttaaatctctttctctccctcgatTGGGACTTCATGTAGCCCATTGTAAATCGGCAAAACTCTGCCAGTTAAAAGTTGCTGTTTTACCATATTTCGCAAAGTAGCCTAGAAGGCTACAACAACAATCCACACACCATAACCAAACATTAAAACACGGTCCCGGGACCTAATTATGCAAGCTCCGACACTAGTTGCAGGAAAAAAAACCTAGACTAGGCTACTTTTTTAGGTCTGCATTGGCTTAAGAAAAGTCATTACCCGCGAATCATTAGATATCAAAACAAACCCAATAGTCGCATGTTTCATGACATTTGTGATAGGCTAATTACCACCTGAAAGCTTTCGGTAAACACAACAATATCGCGCACAGATAGCCCTCTCGTCTTCCTTTCTTGAGACCTTGACGACACCCTTACGACCGCGCAAATAACATAGACTGGCAAAAGTCGTTCGATTGTCCAATGCAATTCAACAAACAACACTGTTTAGCATGTTTAGTAGGCTAAATATCGAGCTAGTGCGTTCACTGAATAGCAAATATGACGATACCATAAATTCAAGGCAAAGTTTGAACCATTTACAGATATCTTGGATTTAAACTGGTCTCTTGACTGAAAGTGAAACTTTTCAGGTGTCACCGAACGCTTTGGTATTGCGCCCATTACATTTTATGTAGAATCTTCGCAACGATGTAGGCCTATGAACATTAGTATTTTGGCCCCTTACCTCGCGTAGATACCCAGTTAAGTGTAGCAAAATTGCAACACTTGACGCGACCTGCAACAATCCAATTACAGCAAGAGTTCCAAAAATAAGTGATCTATAAGTCGGCGCAGTACTTTGGGCAGCATGAAATCGCGGCTGACCGGTCTCCATTTCGAGATGGTTCCGCAGGTAACTACGGTATTCATTAGCTGCCATGAGCGCTTGTTTCAAATATCCTTCTGAGTGGGAGGAAGTCAGTAATGACCGAGAATTCATATAAACAGTGGGTGGGCAGTGTAGTTTGGCTCCCTTGAAGagagacagccaatcagattatAGTGGGTGATCTCTTCTGATATAGTACGGAGTGAGTGTAGATTTAACCTGAATGCTCTCTTAAAGACGTGTCTCTGAATGATATGCGTCATTAGTATGACAATGTTTCATAGTTATTCATGAGTCTGgtcaatgtcattttttttatagccAAAACCACCTTGAACATGTTGCAATAAGAAAGCTATAACTATATTACAACCACTCCTGAACAGTATACTTAGTGAACTTGAATGTGATGTAGGCTAGCATATAAGGCCTAGTTTGCGGACTTTTCATGTACAATAATGTGAACATCTCCATGACACTCATGTAGTTTTCTGTGTTCATTTAACATTCCGTTGCCCTATATTTGGGTTTGGGACTCCCCAGACCATGATACAGAATCCCATctcacagacctccatctcgCAATGCTAAAAAAAGTGGAGAACAAAAATCCTATATccgctccaaaatgtaatgggttcttccttggcccatgctacacccctccaccaaatCAGCCTGACAATCATGAAAATCAGTCTGGTAGTTTTGCGTAATCGTGCTGACAggacaaaccaaaccaaaccaaaaacatAACCTCTTTGGCAGGGTATATCACACTGCAAAATAACCCAAGTTAAGGACAAGCACAAGGAATAGAAATTCTGTCTGAATAAGTATGTCACTTTGGGATTGTTTTGTTTAATTAATTTCATACAGAAAAATTGAAAGTAAATAATCTAGACAATAGTTAATCATTGTCAGATAAGATTACTGGAGGGAACTGGTTTTGTAGTGTCTGTTTCCTTCTCCCCCGTAGCTGTTGAATCTTGTGACTCTTGAAGTCTCCTTATTTACCATCACAACCTGTTATTTCAACCTCCTAGCAACTCAATTTCATATGAATGTTGATTCCCTTTAgtatggacatgcacacacatgcttgtggAGATGTCATCGTGTTAAAATAGTTTTGTGAGTGCCCCCTCAGTGACCTTGTGAACATGGCTGTCATTTCAGAAGCTGTCAGCCCATAGCACTTAGTATTAAGACAGGAATCATTAGTATACCGTGAGAACCCTTGTTTTGCAGTGCAGCGGCTTGATTGTGCCCTCAGCTATTTTCCACAGAGTGCAGAGGTTAGGACAGGAAGGTTTGGGTGGTATTTATACCCATTGTTTTGCCATGTGAGCTGTTCTTGCCCAAGCCAGGAGGTAGCTGAACAAGCCTAACCTTGAGTGTGTCAGGGAGCCAAAACCATTGCACTGTCGAATGCAAAGTGACCAAAACCGCGGACCGGCTCTCTCTCAGGCTTCGCCCTGCTGAGCAGGCCCCTCTGGAGATTATTCTTAGCTCTCCCAGGAGATGAGCATCATACAGCACATTTACCATGGGAATGCGCAAGTGCCAGAAATTTGAACAGACTGCCGAATCACACTGAGGTATTTGTCACCTCCTTCTCCAGTCTCATTGGCACCCATACACTAATTTCATATGTTTGAGTAAAAAGTTGTTAAAAGCTTAGTTATAGCtaaaaatgcaaatgtgtattagcaacaacaacagcagcagctgtaTTGTGGGAATCTTTAAATCGGATGATGCTGTCCCCAGCTGTTCAGAGGGAAATGATGTTTTCTAAACAAAGTTCGGGAGGAGCCCatggggatgattgacagctgtcactcaccccaCTTCCGCATTCCAGGAAAATGAAACCTGCCTTACCTCTACCTATGTCACGCACTCCACTCCAGCGTAGCTCTgcctcccaccccctcctctttctcccccattTCACTAGGAGATCTAAATTCACATTACACCTCATCCATAGGGGGTGTCAGCAGACAGCACTCACTCAACCTCGGCTATAGGCATCCCAGGACCACGGCCAGCTACCACGCTAAACATGCTTATTATTAGTGTTCTAAATGAAGCATCCGGATTGGTGAACTAGTGAAATTCCATTAACAAGATTGCCTCTTATGGAGGATGTTTTAAaatcagtattcagtaatcagcAATGACAAGCATTCAAAacatcacaaaacaaacaaaagtaggGCAGGCAGGAAGAATACCCCCCACCaacacatattttacatttcacacatttcaaaaGTGGGCACATGCACAAAACCTTTTGAGATTGCCCTTAGACCTACAGAATACAGTATGCGTTAATCATTGGTCTGCGTAGCCACTGGAATGTTTATTAAGTATACATTTGTACAAGTATACTGGAAGGTTTATAAAGTATACATTTTTACAAGTATACTGGAAGGTTTACAAAGTATACATTTGTATAATAAGAATAGTATACAAAGTACAAGTATACATTTGTcaatttgaaaaataaatgtcttaGAGTTTATCTGAGGCAGTATACATGTAGTTTCACAGCAGACACTAA
Protein-coding regions in this window:
- the tnfsf11 gene encoding tumor necrosis factor ligand superfamily member 11 isoform X2, with the protein product MAANEYRSYLRNHLEMETGQPRFHAAQSTAPTYRSLIFGTLAVIGLLQVASSVAILLHLTGYLREVDLSSTQPLEEMRTEPYLADALKDPRKRTKCPKKREVIPEAHLPIRGPIDFSNKDEKTVMIHWNDQYGRLKKIRYSDGRILVEKGGLYYVYAKTCFRHYVQGAGSSSDQPDVSNAQLIQYVYHEKHTQSTIKPVLLMKSGSTMRWDDKHYNMYCVQQGRGIHLNQGDGIFVNVSNSWLLDPEPEGSYFGALKLGTINELC
- the tnfsf11 gene encoding tumor necrosis factor ligand superfamily member 11 isoform X1, with product MAANEYRSYLRNHLEMETGQPRFHAAQSTAPTYRSLIFGTLAVIGLLQVASSVAILLHLTGYLREVDLSSTQPLEEMRTEPYLADALKDPRKRTKCPKKREVIPEAHLPIRGPIDFSNTEDEKTVMIHWNDQYGRLKKIRYSDGRILVEKGGLYYVYAKTCFRHYVQGAGSSSDQPDVSNAQLIQYVYHEKHTQSTIKPVLLMKSGSTMRWDDKHYNMYCVQQGRGIHLNQGDGIFVNVSNSWLLDPEPEGSYFGALKLGTINELC